A single window of Ctenopharyngodon idella isolate HZGC_01 chromosome 24, HZGC01, whole genome shotgun sequence DNA harbors:
- the LOC127507298 gene encoding DNA-binding protein RFX7 — translation MNLTVMADDQQQQPGAPGPSLQSLEATALQYNKIKNSICKSVQSKVESILQDVEKFTDIEKLYLYLKLPSGPSSGNDKRTENQRGSASPALCDQNSMSSSRTQQMYAFNWIRNHLEEHPETSLPKQEVYDEYKSYCDNLGYHPLSAADFGKIMKNVFPNMKARRLGMRGKSKYCYSGLRKKAFVHMPSLPNLDLHKSGDGCELLESAGQSPSAEDEMRSAACGLVCEWAQKVLSRQFDSVEELARFLLNSHYIGTKSMAALTVMTGTPTGMKTPTPASAFVPTGEANSFQPQVKTLPSPSVDAKQQLQRKIQKKQQEQKLTSPLPTDAQARRAEAGTPVPGSSLTSGSPALLSPQPTIGIVVAAVPSPITVQRNRQLMTSPSPVGAAEGKVVPVNFQVVTQQVKQSPKAPQNIPASPVGDRLARHRYAQILPKPSATSAIALRSPPTLLITNSPIKTVMPTPHVSSVNVVKMTAISLAPNSSSNSSTPTPLRPASAGISSTASQEESNQTQQAQNGTSTSSLQSSGLGKAGRPSTTPTPLASTITNEVKVTFEAVNDSNSAIAVDKQSTASGASTGQKNERATKFRASSEPSLLIKASPVPERVIRAKSDSTTPSSTIMEALAPSSNNNNDQPESTLYLTVTSQNVDAELSSICAVATASTSSKDAGLCLKSPRKRSASVLETHTIPVKRVFISQQPLDVSSNARPGLVIAAKKIQRPGTPARPESAPCKVTLKQSSSLPTQILALSDTPIGISHTVNHPRVENEVVNISPNETASGTSTALLQQSHQQISSGVSQEVSAVSELKSSLQDYSQQMQAEHKQNAANPLPLMAQATETSSQLSLQQDIVDFAGAQASIDYFPFNDDDMTQDSIVEELVQMEEQMKLNSSLQSYLSCVDISLQGQGTVGQGTILSPHQTSTQFYHSSHSSATPVHTPTPTPTPTPTPTPTPTSEMLPGGHSLTRESPCSRMAPITPVDSILGGRHTPISTPLSNCSSSVPPSPIECRNPFAFTPINSSITGYHDGSVVSSSPVKPMQRPMATHPDKAKLEWITNRYNSTAGSPVISTNSTIGILPSYQDLVEDHFRKPHAFAIPGQTLQSQSRHQDGNLGRLTTVSPVQQGQQTTLSSKQESFAVPAPLDNKGAGSTSASGGGTFRCRSVSPAVRQRNLSGTTAQTVTTPRSVVSPFNCPLTSEVLNILSNNQSVVNASTLAQRSQSVPLNIMMQSELLPVSHQAQQSNSAKITTVLLSKMDTDGDDAVRGLGVNNLPANYTARMNLTQILETTQGYPGGPNPQNQQLPLDSSPSPFDFQKTGYLISTGEEQVTFTSGDSQAQSGPGLQQPEEQLELQEPTLELQDQHLQLQNQQLQLPDQQLQLQDQQLQLQDQQLQLSDQQQLQDDPDLTQQHLLPQTSQRVVDHDQQEQLDFNTTVKDLLGEDSLNPSSQLVGQVASELSAVASDFSSDIRLTSDLSSSINDLNTLDPNLLFDPSQQQDQYEDATLEELKNDPLFQQICSDTVNSAGFDWLENKDQPTVEMLG, via the exons ATGAATCTCACCGTGATGGCTGATGATCAACAACAACAGCCCGGTGCTCCCGGACCGTCCCTGCAGAGCCTCGAGGCGACGGCGCTGCAGTACAACAAGATCAAGAATTCCATTTG CAAATCTGTACAATCAAAAGTGGAGAGTATATTG CAAGATGTTGAGAAGTTTACAGATATCGAAAAGCTCTACCTCTACCTTAAGTTGCCTTCTGGTCCCAGTAGTGGCAATGACAAAAG AACTGAAAATCAGAGGGGCTCTGCAAGTCCTGCATTATG TGACCAGAATTCCATGTCATCCAGCCGGACTCAACAGATGTACGCGTTCAACTGGATCCGAAATCACTTGGAAGAGCACCCAGAAACCTCACTGCCAAAACAAGAGGTGTATGACGAATACAA GAGTTATTGCGACAATCTGGGTTACCATCCTTTAAGTGCAGCTGATTTCGGAAAGATCATGAAAAACGTTTTTCCGAACATGAAGGCACGTCGTTTGGGCATGAGGGGGAAATCAAA GTACTGCTACAGTGGTCTGCGAAAAAAAGCATTTGTGCACATGCCATCACTCCCTAACTTGGACTTACACAAATCAGGAGATGGG TGTGAGTTGTTGGAGTCGGCCGGACAGTCTCCCAGTGCCGAAGACGAGATGCGTTCTGCAGCCTGTGGTCTGGTCTGCGAATGGGCTCAGAAGGTTTTGAGTCGCCAGTTTGACAGTGTGGAGGAACTGGCACGCTTTCTTCTTAACAGTCACTATATAGGCACTAAGTCCATGGCAGCTCTTACTGTTATGACTGGAACTCCAACAG GTATGAAAACCCCTACGCCGGCCTCTGCGTTTGTGCCAACTGGTGAAGCCAACTCATTCCAGCCCCAAGTGAAGACCCTCCCTTCTCCTTCTGTAGACGCCAAACAGCAGTTGCAGCGGAAGATCCAGAAGAAACAGCAGGAGCAGAAGCTCACCTCTCCTTTGCCCACCGATGCCCAGGCTAGAAGGGCAGAGGCGGGCACACCTGTCCCTGGATCCAGCCTGACCTCTGGAAGTCCTGCATTGCTGTCCCCTCAACCAACCATAGGCATTGTGGTCGCTGCTGTTCCAAGTCCTATCACA GTTCAGAGAAACAGGCAACTAATGACCTCTCCGAGTCCTGTTGGAGCAGCAGAGGGAAAAGTTGTACCGGTGAACTTCCAGGTCGTGACACAACAAGTTAAGCAGTCTCCAAAAGCACCCCAGAATATCCCTGCCAGCCCAGTCGGTGACAGGTTGGCCAGACACAGATATGCCCAGATTTTACCTAAACCTTCCGCCACAAGCGCCATTGCACTTCGCTCACCCCCAACACTCCTCATCACCAACAGCCCCATCAAGACAGTGATGCCCACGCCCCATGTTAGCTCTGTAAATGTGGTCAAGATGACTGCAATATCTCTAGCACCCAACAGTAGCAGTAATAGTAGTACTCCTACCCCGTTGCGACCTGCGTCGGCAGGCATCAGTAGCACAGCTTCCCAGGAAGAATCTAACCAAACCCAGCAAGCTCAGAATGGGACGTCTACCAGCTCTCTTCAGTCATCTGGACTTGGGAAAGCTGGACGTCCTTCCACGACCCCAACCCCGCTAGCATCCACCATTACCAATGAGGTGAAGGTGACATTTGAAGCTGTGAATGACAGTAACTCAGCTATTGCTGTTGATAAACAAAGCACTGCATCAGGGGCAAGTACAGGACAAAAGAATGAAAGAGCCACTAAATTCAGGGCTTCCAGTGAACCCTCTCTGCTTATTAAGGCATCCCCTGTGCCTGAGAGAGTGATAAGGGCCAAGAGTGACTCCACAACCCCTTCAAGTACAATCATGGAGGCTCTTGCCccaagcagcaataacaacaatgATCAACCAGAAAGTACTTTGTATTTAACTGTTACTAGCCAGAATGTAGATGCCGAATTGTCATCCATTTGTGCGGTGGCAACTGCAAGCACTTCTTCTAAAGATGCTGGTCTCTGTCTAAAAAGCCCTCGAAAACGTTCTGCATCTGTTTTAGAAACCCATACCATCCCAGTTAAAAGAGTATTCATTTCCCAGCAACCTTTGGATGTTAGCAGCAATGCCAGGCCTGGTCTTGTAATAGCAGCGAAGAAGATCCAGAGACCTGGCACCCCAGCAAGACCAGAGAGCGCTCCATGCAAAGTTACACTAAAACAGAGTAGCTCTCTTCCAACTCAAATCTTAGCTCTTTCGGACACTCCAATTGGGATCTCTCACACTGTTAATCATCCTCGAGTCGAGAATGAAGTTGTTAATATCAGCCCGAACGAAACAGCTTCTGGTACTAGCACAGCTTTATTGCAGCAAAGTCACCAACAAATCAGCAGTGGTGTTTCTCAGGAGGTATCTGCTGTTAGTGAGCTCAAGAGCTCGCTGCAAGACTACTCGCAACAAATGCAAGCAGAACACAAGCAGAATGCAGCTAATCCGTTACCGTTGATGGCCCAGGCAACTGAGACCTCCAGTCAGCTCTCTCTTCAGCAGgacattgttgattttgcaGGAGCCCAAGCTAGCATTGACTATTTCCCCTTCAATGATGATGATATGACCCAGGATAGTATTGTAGAAGAGCTCGTACAAATGGAGGAGCAAATGAAGCTGAATAGCAGCTTGCAATCCTACCTAAGTTGTGTGGATATATCCCTACAAGGTCAAGGCACAGTTGGCCAAGGAACGATCCTGTCACCCCATCAGACAAGTACACAGTTCTATCATTCCTCTCACAGTAGTGCCACACCAGTCCATACACCAACTCCGACGCCTACGCCGACACCAACGCCTACTCCAACTCCTACCTCTGAGATGCTACCAGGGGGGCATAGCTTGACCAGAGAAAGCCCTTGTTCCCGAATGGCACCTATTACCCCAGTGGATAGCATCTTAGGTGGTCGCCATACACCCATCAGCACTCCACTGTCAAACTGCAGCAGCAGTGTTCCTCCGAGTCCCATTGAATGCCGCAATCCCTTTGCATTCACTCCTATCAACTCCAGTATAACTGGTTATCATGATGGTAGTGTTGTGTCCAGCAGTCCAGTGAAACCCATGCAGAGGCCCATGGCCACCCACCCAGATAAAGCCAAGCTGGAGTGGATCACCAATAGGTACAACAGCACCGCAGGGTCTCCTGTTATCTCCACCAACTCCACCATTGGCATCCTGCCCAGTTACCAGGATCTGGTCGAGGACCACTTCCGTAAACCACACGCCTTTGCCATCCCTGGCCAAACTCTCCAGTCTCAGTCAAGGCATCAGGATGGAAACTTGGGAAGGTTAACAACCGTTTCTCCAGTGCAACAAGGACAGCAAACCACCCTTAGTAGCAAGCAAGAAAGTTTTGCTGTCCCCGCTCCGTTGGACAACAAAGGGGCAGGAAGCACATCTGCATCTGGAGGTGGAACCTTCCGGTGTCGCAGCGTTAGCCCGGCAGTTCGCCAGCGTAACCTCAGTGGCACCACTGCACAAACAGTCACCACCCCACGCTCTGTTGTTTCTCCCTTTAATTGCCCCCTGACATCTGAGGTCCTGAACATTCTGTCCAACAACCAGTCTGTGGTCAATGCCAGCACCTTGGCCCAGAGGAGCCAATCAGTGCCACTAAACATCATGATGCAGTCTGAGCTGCTGCCCGTCAGTCACCAGGCGCAGCAAAGCAATAGCGCCAAGATCACCACCGTGCTCCTCAGCAAGATGGACACGGACGGAGACGATGCAGTGCGAGGGCTTGGTGTAAATAACCTGCCCGCCAATTACACAGCACGGATGAACTTGACCCAAATCTTGGAGACGACACAGGGCTACCCCGGAGGCCCCAACCCTCAGAACCAGCAGCTGCCTCTGGACTCAAGCCCTTCGCCATTTGACTTCCAGAAGACGGGTTACCTCATAAGCACGGGGGAGGAACAAGTCACCTTCACGAGTGGTGATAGTCAAGCACAATCAGGCCCTGGACTGCAACAACCGGAAGAGCAGCTTGAGCTCCAAGAACCGACATTGGAGCTGCAAGATCAACATCTACAACTCCAGAATCAACAGCTGCAACTTCCAGATCAGCAATTACAACTCCAAGACCAACAGCTGCAACTCCAGGACCAACAGTTGCAGTTGTCGGACCAACAACAGTTACAAGATGATCCAGACCTTACCCAGCAGCACTTGTTGCCCCAAACCTCACAGCGGGTTGTGGATCACGATCAGCAAGAGCAACTGGACTTCAACACTACCGTCAAGGATCTCTTGGGGGAGGACAGCCTCAACCCCAGTTCGCAACTTGTCGGACAGGTGGCGTCAGAACTCAGTGCTGTCGCCTCTGACTTTTCCAGCGACATCCGGTTGACTTCTGACCTTTCTAGTAGCATTAATGACCTGAACACTTTGGACCCCAACTTGCTGTTTGACCCTAGTCAGCAGCAGGACCAATATGAAGATGCCACACTGGAAGAACTGAAGAACGATCCTCTTTTTCAGCAGATTTGCAGTGATACTGTGAACTCTGCTGGTTTTGATTGGCTGGAGAATAAAGACCAGCCAACCGTGGAAATGTTGGGATAA